A genomic segment from Longimicrobiaceae bacterium encodes:
- a CDS encoding alkaline phosphatase family protein has product MTPVPRLPRLVRAAPLLALCAWLASACSPALLQHADRRFPQTHVRHVVVISVDGLRPDAIEAAGAVHLRRLMDEGAYTLQARTITPSKTLPSHTSMLTGVSPAKHGITWNDDRVDETGRVGVPTVFDLADSAGLRTAAFFGKAKFRHLVGAGDPGFWASVPRGAEVLLAPRMVEDVERYLKYRDPELLFVHVSDPDIAGHSTGWMSAPYRAAVRRADAAVGRILRAARARYGDDMVLIVTADHGGHSRTHGTESIDDMTIPWIAWGKGITPGPIAGPVTTFDTAATVLWLLGIPRPEFWDGRPVTEAFAFGADRQAEGVTGGVQ; this is encoded by the coding sequence ATGACACCCGTACCCCGCCTCCCCCGCCTCGTGCGCGCGGCGCCCCTGCTCGCCCTCTGCGCGTGGCTCGCCTCCGCGTGCTCCCCGGCGCTGCTGCAGCACGCGGATCGGCGTTTCCCGCAGACGCACGTGCGGCACGTCGTGGTGATCTCGGTGGACGGACTGCGGCCGGACGCGATCGAGGCGGCGGGGGCGGTGCACCTCCGGCGGCTCATGGACGAGGGCGCGTACACGCTCCAGGCCCGGACCATCACCCCGAGCAAGACGCTCCCCTCCCACACCTCCATGCTCACCGGGGTCTCCCCCGCGAAGCACGGGATCACCTGGAACGACGACCGGGTGGACGAGACCGGGCGGGTGGGGGTCCCCACCGTGTTCGACCTGGCCGACTCGGCGGGGCTGCGGACCGCGGCCTTCTTCGGCAAGGCCAAGTTCCGCCACCTGGTCGGCGCGGGCGACCCGGGGTTCTGGGCCTCCGTGCCGCGCGGCGCGGAAGTGCTCCTGGCGCCGCGCATGGTGGAGGACGTGGAGCGCTACCTGAAGTACCGCGACCCGGAGCTGCTCTTCGTGCACGTCTCCGATCCGGACATAGCCGGCCACTCCACCGGCTGGATGTCCGCCCCCTACCGCGCCGCCGTGCGCCGGGCGGACGCCGCGGTGGGGCGGATCCTGCGCGCCGCCCGCGCCCGCTACGGCGACGACATGGTGCTGATCGTCACCGCGGACCACGGCGGCCACTCCCGGACGCACGGGACGGAATCGATCGACGACATGACCATCCCCTGGATCGCCTGGGGAAAGGGGATCACCCCCGGCCCCATCGCTGGCCCGGTGACCACCTTCGACACGGCGGCGACGGTGCTCTGGCTGCTGGGGATCCCCCGGCCGGAGTTCTGGGACGGACGCCCGGTGACGGAGGCGTTCGCGTTCGGGGCGGACCGGCAGGCGGAGGGGGTGACGGGCGGGGTGCAGTGA